The following are from one region of the Streptomyces sp. NBC_01304 genome:
- a CDS encoding DUF2637 domain-containing protein yields the protein MIAVVVAGAVLIAAIGFAGSYAAVRALAERKGFGSFASVFPIGVDAGIVVLLALDLLLTWLRIPFPMLRQAAWLLTAATIAFNAAAAWPDPIGVGMHAVIPVLFVVAVEAARHAIGRLAAITADRHMEPVRLWRWVLSPLPTFKLWRRMMLWEIRKYDDVLKAEQRRLVYQARLRTKYGRGWRWKAPVEELLPLRIARVGVPLQETDPAKAPEVIGSDEVPHLESVASQPPQQVPDVPQLLLPRALGVGPGAPVGAGNRTSATSAEQEKADEPRGTELDVGGDGGGNREGQHVEGAVGLDDADRSVSSDSDLSMNPASKDGQEAAGRDGYGDADSASGGESGSPGAPAATPEQTEERADQGQREPDTLEEAGDSQTEGAHAEVIAGLTSNAAAVRYAMEVLGSTSTPAVVDWLKEQGLEVNRGQAHRITSAGTSKKDKRLTVVKRAS from the coding sequence CTGATCGCCGTGGTCGTCGCGGGAGCAGTGCTGATCGCTGCGATTGGGTTTGCTGGTTCGTACGCGGCAGTTCGGGCCCTGGCCGAGCGGAAAGGGTTCGGGTCCTTCGCGTCGGTTTTCCCGATCGGAGTGGACGCCGGCATCGTGGTGCTCCTCGCGCTGGACCTGCTCCTGACGTGGCTCAGGATTCCCTTCCCGATGCTGCGGCAGGCCGCCTGGTTGCTGACCGCCGCAACGATCGCGTTCAACGCGGCCGCGGCCTGGCCGGACCCCATCGGCGTCGGGATGCACGCGGTCATACCGGTTCTGTTCGTTGTCGCGGTAGAAGCAGCCCGGCACGCCATCGGCCGGCTCGCGGCCATCACGGCGGACAGGCACATGGAACCGGTCCGCCTGTGGCGATGGGTGCTGTCGCCGCTGCCGACGTTCAAACTCTGGCGACGGATGATGCTCTGGGAGATCCGGAAGTACGACGACGTCCTCAAGGCCGAGCAGCGCAGGCTCGTCTATCAAGCCCGCCTGCGCACCAAGTACGGCAGGGGTTGGCGCTGGAAGGCCCCGGTGGAGGAGCTCCTACCCCTGAGGATCGCGCGAGTCGGCGTTCCGCTCCAGGAGACGGATCCGGCGAAGGCGCCGGAGGTCATCGGCAGCGACGAAGTACCCCACCTTGAAAGCGTTGCGAGTCAGCCACCTCAGCAGGTTCCGGATGTGCCGCAGTTGCTGCTCCCCCGAGCTCTTGGCGTTGGTCCCGGAGCGCCGGTTGGCGCCGGAAACCGAACTTCGGCCACATCGGCGGAACAGGAGAAGGCAGATGAGCCTCGGGGGACCGAGCTCGACGTCGGAGGTGACGGAGGGGGAAACCGTGAGGGTCAGCACGTGGAGGGTGCTGTTGGCCTCGACGATGCGGACCGGTCAGTCTCGAGTGACTCGGACCTCTCGATGAACCCCGCCTCCAAGGATGGCCAGGAAGCGGCTGGGCGGGATGGCTACGGGGACGCTGACTCGGCGAGCGGCGGGGAGAGTGGTTCACCGGGGGCGCCCGCGGCTACGCCGGAGCAGACGGAGGAGCGGGCCGATCAAGGTCAGCGTGAACCTGACACCTTGGAGGAGGCAGGCGACTCGCAGACGGAGGGTGCGCACGCTGAGGTGATTGCCGGGCTGACATCGAACGCTGCTGCCGTGAGGTACGCGATGGAGGTGCTCGGCTCGACGAGTACGCCGGCGGTGGTGGACTGGCTCAAGGAGCAGGGGCTTGAGGTGAACCGTGGGCAGGCGCACCGGATCACCAGCGCGGGGACCTCGAAGAAGGACAAGCGGTTGACGGTGGTGAAGCGGGCCTCCTAG
- a CDS encoding cell division protein FtsK: protein MTTQTSMPIKALRSTLTLADPYTLTALDAATTPLLGLADGDRLLLLPASAEHVLVAAGAGGGTSTLLRGLTAQVLALGASVDVIDPGGTGHLWARDLPGVRYLSRISEIHDQLQLTVASLQDGTSRFTGGWTGRRVLVIEHLGTVAYGLREYWSQTRPETQLPEAPGVEALAMLLASGPAFGVQILAGNPRVGLPGLGAAPIAQVFPTRVIAYGGAALWQRVAPEIWAIPPYSLIPGRMHLVAEQQATAFQALNLSDAEARAFARGVIETGAER from the coding sequence ATGACCACCCAGACCTCCATGCCGATCAAGGCCCTGCGCAGCACGCTGACGCTCGCCGACCCCTACACCCTCACCGCCCTGGACGCGGCCACGACGCCGCTGCTCGGCCTCGCCGACGGCGACCGCCTGCTGCTGCTGCCCGCCAGCGCCGAGCACGTCCTGGTTGCGGCCGGCGCGGGCGGCGGCACCAGCACCCTGCTGCGCGGACTGACCGCCCAAGTCCTCGCGCTGGGCGCGTCCGTGGACGTCATCGACCCCGGCGGCACCGGCCACCTGTGGGCCCGCGACCTGCCCGGCGTGCGCTACCTCTCGCGGATCTCCGAGATCCACGACCAGCTGCAGCTGACCGTCGCCTCTCTGCAGGACGGCACCAGCCGCTTCACCGGCGGCTGGACCGGCCGACGGGTCCTGGTCATCGAGCACCTGGGCACCGTCGCGTACGGGCTGCGCGAGTACTGGAGCCAGACCCGCCCCGAGACTCAACTCCCCGAAGCGCCGGGGGTGGAGGCGCTGGCCATGCTGCTCGCCTCCGGCCCGGCCTTCGGCGTCCAGATCCTCGCCGGCAACCCGCGGGTCGGGCTGCCCGGCCTGGGAGCTGCGCCCATCGCGCAGGTCTTTCCCACCCGGGTGATCGCCTACGGCGGCGCCGCGCTGTGGCAGCGGGTGGCCCCCGAGATCTGGGCGATCCCGCCCTACTCGCTGATCCCCGGCCGCATGCACCTGGTCGCCGAGCAGCAGGCCACCGCCTTCCAGGCCCTCAACCTGTCCGACGCCGAGGCCCGCGCCTTCGCCCGCGGCGTGATCGAAACCGGAGCCGAGCGATGA
- a CDS encoding conjugal transfer protein, whose amino-acid sequence MSVMRKMLNLPPKKPKGGEEKVAAEVNAAQGPASIAGEGNGAGARTPPALGWAEEVESSGRSAARKAGRVAIWLVIGLAAFTGVRTWVFPTKPPAPIEQQDPQAEARKNHVPEAEAQQVAARFARSYMTWNSQAPEIRAKEVEADLAKGIDPKLGWNGEGIQLVAQTIPGPVTQIGGKRARVRVDVRVSVITGSGKSQRTVSSWRGLEVPVAQGKERVVVTGQPALVGMPTAGSYKAPDEPEADAELSGATRDTVKQFLTSWAAGSEDQAAAPGADIEPLGGQIALDALDSWTVDVGSGDKRTGTATVRWKFGGAQLQQSYQITITKVSASSASRWQVEAVTAKAA is encoded by the coding sequence ATGAGTGTGATGCGGAAGATGCTCAATCTTCCACCGAAGAAGCCCAAGGGCGGTGAAGAGAAAGTAGCCGCCGAAGTGAATGCGGCACAGGGGCCCGCGTCAATTGCGGGGGAGGGGAATGGGGCGGGTGCGCGGACGCCGCCGGCGCTCGGCTGGGCGGAGGAGGTCGAGTCCTCGGGCCGCTCCGCGGCCCGTAAGGCGGGCCGGGTGGCGATCTGGCTCGTGATCGGCTTGGCCGCGTTCACGGGTGTGCGGACCTGGGTCTTCCCCACCAAGCCGCCGGCGCCCATCGAGCAGCAGGACCCGCAGGCCGAGGCGCGGAAGAACCATGTGCCCGAGGCCGAGGCGCAGCAGGTCGCCGCCAGGTTCGCGCGTTCGTACATGACGTGGAACTCCCAGGCTCCGGAGATCCGCGCCAAGGAGGTCGAGGCGGACCTGGCCAAGGGCATTGACCCCAAGCTCGGCTGGAACGGGGAGGGCATCCAGCTGGTCGCGCAGACCATCCCCGGCCCGGTCACGCAGATCGGCGGCAAGCGGGCCCGGGTGCGGGTCGATGTGCGGGTCAGTGTGATCACCGGGAGCGGCAAGAGCCAGCGGACGGTGTCCAGTTGGCGCGGTCTGGAGGTCCCGGTCGCCCAGGGCAAGGAGCGGGTGGTGGTGACCGGGCAGCCTGCGCTGGTCGGCATGCCGACGGCCGGCAGCTACAAGGCCCCGGACGAGCCGGAGGCTGATGCGGAGCTGTCGGGAGCAACTCGCGACACGGTCAAGCAGTTCCTGACGTCCTGGGCCGCCGGCTCGGAGGACCAGGCGGCCGCGCCGGGCGCCGACATCGAGCCGCTGGGCGGGCAGATCGCCCTGGACGCCCTGGACTCCTGGACGGTCGACGTCGGCTCGGGTGACAAGCGCACCGGCACGGCGACGGTCCGCTGGAAGTTCGGCGGCGCGCAGCTGCAGCAGAGCTACCAGATCACCATCACCAAGGTCTCCGCCTCCAGCGCGAGCCGCTGGCAGGTCGAGGCGGTCACCGCGAAGGCCGCGTAA
- a CDS encoding tryptophan synthase subunit alpha: MPAGFPNWTAGIEALRAFARHGADFLEVAVPHHTPAWDGPDTAAAHVQALDQGARMAHVVSTIRLTITATAAPVIAAAYWESVMDRGMNRFAQDLAQAGAAGARVIDLPPGEAAGWAASARAAGLHTAQIIAPGPDAVDLDPLNSTEPGWIHLSAGEAPTGTDGPADLAPLLELLDHIRAASPLPVAVDIGTFTPQSTVAVAPYTDAVVVGSPLIRPLLDPHGAGLDSALEQLRAFANALHSDAPRPPRGA; encoded by the coding sequence TTGCCCGCCGGGTTCCCGAACTGGACCGCCGGCATCGAGGCGCTGCGCGCGTTCGCCCGCCACGGAGCGGACTTCCTCGAGGTCGCCGTCCCCCACCACACCCCGGCCTGGGACGGTCCGGACACCGCGGCCGCGCACGTCCAGGCGCTGGACCAGGGGGCCCGGATGGCGCACGTCGTCTCCACCATCCGCCTCACCATCACGGCGACGGCGGCCCCCGTGATCGCGGCCGCCTACTGGGAGTCGGTCATGGACCGCGGCATGAACCGGTTCGCCCAGGACCTCGCGCAGGCGGGCGCCGCCGGCGCCAGGGTGATTGATCTTCCCCCCGGTGAGGCCGCCGGATGGGCAGCATCCGCGCGCGCGGCCGGCCTTCACACCGCACAGATCATCGCCCCGGGACCTGACGCTGTGGACCTCGACCCGCTCAACTCCACCGAGCCCGGCTGGATCCACCTATCCGCCGGGGAGGCTCCCACCGGCACGGACGGCCCTGCGGACCTTGCCCCGCTGCTCGAGCTCCTGGACCACATCAGAGCCGCCAGCCCGCTGCCCGTAGCGGTCGACATCGGGACCTTCACCCCGCAGAGCACCGTCGCGGTGGCGCCGTACACCGACGCCGTAGTCGTCGGGTCCCCGCTGATCCGGCCACTCCTGGACCCGCACGGCGCGGGTCTGGACAGCGCCCTCGAGCAACTGCGGGCCTTCGCGAACGCGCTGCATTCCGATGCACCCAGACCGCCGCGCGGTGCGTGA
- a CDS encoding SH3 domain-containing protein, with the protein MAAIKRLATVALSVSLLAGGAAAVAPTASAASSKCEFTNYGAANGNGINFRTGPSTGYVSKGLLYKDKLHLYCSKNGWYKAQLPQRSKSGLKKGTWGWIHSSKVKLHLAGG; encoded by the coding sequence ATGGCTGCAATCAAGCGCCTAGCCACTGTTGCCCTGTCCGTCTCACTCCTCGCCGGCGGCGCCGCGGCAGTCGCGCCAACGGCGTCCGCCGCGTCCAGCAAGTGCGAGTTCACCAACTACGGTGCGGCGAACGGTAATGGCATCAACTTCCGCACCGGACCCAGTACCGGATACGTGAGCAAGGGCCTGCTCTACAAGGACAAGCTGCACCTGTACTGCAGCAAGAACGGCTGGTACAAGGCCCAGCTCCCCCAGCGGTCCAAGAGCGGCCTGAAGAAGGGGACCTGGGGCTGGATACACAGTTCCAAGGTCAAGTTGCACCTCGCCGGCGGCTGA
- a CDS encoding peptidase M23 — MDERDVIRGAVKAAGLVKKGYQLKITVIVMAVFLAGLMLAGLLFPAGSARAADCQDTGPGTAGAAPDARGGSNDAGEGQDPRDGHAILAVRRDNALAIDKVAKDLKLPGRATLIALMTAMQESSLINIDHGDEDSVGLFQQRPSMDWGTKASIMKPEYAARSFFLGHGTNKGLTAVKNWEKIPLGKAAQAVQNSKYPDLYAGHESAMRQLAEDVGIDLERKGKATGNGKGGKPVTSANSECGVNQPGTPGSAGPGGSAGGKFSDGKQSWDLNNPRSVKDAIAWAKANAGSHSTKTWYRRCLAYTAIVYGWNVSGVTYAIDHYTVVPKSMRHDKDRHPPAGALMYWETGGRAGHIAVYLGDGKVASNDILRPGYIDIVDAELFETKWGATYVGWTPPVFPKAG, encoded by the coding sequence GTGGACGAACGAGACGTCATACGCGGCGCGGTCAAGGCGGCCGGCCTCGTCAAGAAGGGATACCAGCTCAAGATCACGGTCATTGTCATGGCCGTCTTCCTGGCCGGCCTCATGCTCGCCGGGCTGCTCTTCCCGGCCGGCAGCGCCCGCGCCGCCGACTGCCAGGACACCGGCCCCGGCACCGCCGGCGCCGCCCCCGACGCCCGCGGCGGCTCCAACGACGCTGGTGAGGGCCAAGACCCGCGCGATGGTCATGCCATCCTCGCGGTCCGGCGGGACAACGCCCTGGCCATCGACAAGGTCGCCAAGGACCTCAAACTCCCGGGCCGGGCCACGCTGATCGCGCTGATGACCGCGATGCAGGAGTCATCCCTGATCAACATCGACCACGGCGACGAGGACTCGGTCGGCCTGTTCCAGCAGCGGCCCTCGATGGACTGGGGCACCAAGGCAAGCATCATGAAGCCCGAGTACGCCGCCCGCTCCTTCTTCCTGGGCCACGGCACCAACAAGGGCCTGACCGCCGTCAAGAACTGGGAGAAGATCCCCCTCGGCAAGGCCGCCCAGGCCGTGCAGAACTCCAAGTACCCCGACCTGTACGCCGGTCACGAGAGCGCGATGCGGCAGCTGGCTGAAGACGTCGGCATCGACCTCGAGCGCAAGGGCAAGGCCACCGGCAACGGCAAGGGCGGCAAGCCGGTCACCAGCGCCAACAGCGAATGCGGCGTCAACCAGCCGGGCACACCCGGCAGCGCCGGCCCCGGGGGCAGCGCGGGCGGCAAGTTCTCTGACGGGAAGCAGAGTTGGGACCTGAACAACCCCCGCTCCGTCAAGGACGCCATCGCCTGGGCCAAGGCGAACGCCGGCTCCCACTCAACCAAGACCTGGTACCGGCGCTGTCTCGCCTACACGGCGATCGTCTACGGCTGGAACGTCTCTGGCGTCACCTACGCCATCGACCACTACACCGTCGTGCCCAAGAGCATGCGTCACGACAAGGACCGCCATCCCCCCGCCGGCGCCCTCATGTACTGGGAGACCGGCGGCCGGGCGGGGCACATCGCCGTCTACCTCGGCGACGGCAAGGTGGCCTCCAACGACATTCTCAGGCCCGGCTACATCGACATCGTCGACGCCGAGTTGTTCGAGACCAAGTGGGGCGCCACCTACGTGGGCTGGACGCCGCCCGTCTTCCCCAAGGCCGGCTGA
- a CDS encoding MFS transporter, producing the protein MALQLPLRSAETPARTARSVIATLLAASLVVKAAGFGWDFLGYYVASGTGHGTTAAGAALTTFGVGWCLGLAGAGALTDRLGQRTALIALMILSAVACFALALTTSLPALLAVSLLLGVTMEAHRPAVSAAINDTLHADAARTRAQGWLYFCSNVGIAICGAVGGYAAHHHGYQALFVINGIVCLAFAVVARRVLGPHRPAKAQTTVTYRQVFADAALRWMAVVAVFSMICAWGLVSVMPLLMNDDSLPATSYGVAMVCNTVGVLALTPVVMRLLVGDGDTIKFPLVPVLVTGAGILGVGITVAALQHTLAGYCLAALIIVPGEVCFSVAAGAYISTSVPTGATGRYQAVISSATALASLPPLGIALALEAGGRPLVAVILALCALTAVAACRPLGRALAAAQLHSKPTTTRELLEQP; encoded by the coding sequence ATGGCCCTTCAGCTCCCCCTTCGCTCCGCCGAAACCCCGGCGCGTACCGCCCGGTCCGTGATCGCCACGCTGCTGGCGGCGTCCCTCGTGGTGAAGGCGGCGGGCTTCGGCTGGGACTTCCTCGGCTACTACGTCGCCTCCGGCACCGGACATGGCACCACGGCCGCCGGCGCCGCGCTCACCACCTTCGGTGTCGGCTGGTGCCTGGGCCTGGCCGGCGCGGGCGCCCTCACCGACCGCCTGGGCCAACGGACCGCCCTCATCGCCCTGATGATCCTGTCCGCCGTCGCCTGCTTCGCGCTCGCGCTGACTACCTCGCTGCCCGCGCTCCTGGCCGTCTCCCTGCTGCTCGGCGTCACGATGGAGGCGCACCGGCCCGCGGTATCCGCCGCCATCAACGACACACTGCACGCCGACGCAGCCCGCACACGCGCCCAGGGATGGCTGTACTTCTGTTCCAACGTCGGCATCGCGATATGCGGTGCCGTAGGCGGATACGCCGCTCACCACCACGGCTACCAGGCCCTGTTCGTCATCAACGGCATCGTGTGTCTCGCCTTCGCCGTGGTGGCCCGCCGCGTCCTGGGGCCGCACCGCCCGGCCAAGGCCCAGACCACCGTCACGTACCGGCAGGTCTTCGCCGACGCGGCCCTGCGCTGGATGGCCGTGGTCGCCGTCTTCTCCATGATCTGCGCCTGGGGCCTGGTCTCGGTGATGCCGCTCCTCATGAACGACGACTCGCTTCCCGCCACGAGCTACGGCGTTGCGATGGTCTGCAACACCGTCGGCGTCCTCGCCCTCACCCCGGTGGTGATGCGACTGCTGGTCGGCGACGGGGACACCATCAAGTTCCCGCTGGTACCCGTCCTGGTCACCGGCGCGGGCATCCTCGGCGTCGGCATCACGGTCGCCGCCCTGCAGCACACCCTCGCCGGATACTGCCTCGCGGCCCTGATCATCGTGCCCGGCGAAGTCTGTTTCAGCGTCGCCGCCGGCGCCTACATCTCCACATCCGTCCCCACCGGAGCAACCGGCCGCTACCAGGCGGTCATCAGCAGCGCGACCGCGCTGGCCTCCCTGCCCCCGCTGGGTATCGCCCTCGCACTCGAGGCCGGAGGGCGGCCACTGGTCGCCGTGATCCTCGCCCTGTGCGCGCTGACCGCGGTGGCTGCCTGCCGACCCCTCGGCCGCGCCCTCGCCGCCGCCCAACTCCACTCGAAGCCCACCACCACCCGCGAACTCCTGGAGCAGCCGTGA
- a CDS encoding ATP-binding protein, with protein sequence MSTTTKAAKKSASKFGRLLGLGAERLMKEPQLVAVADGLVVTDTGAEAWFTLSSANTDLMPEDRQDSEQDAAALALAKVLPGYDCHLRIIWARLDGEIYREEARQIFSAGDVERVAAMWAQRLDGLDLPQRHILLGIRIAERDSAANATVKNGVAGALGVGKTGLDDTELAHLDGLARRMERRLEATPWRARIAPAELLAWAISRESFRPQPAPPRLPTISGAALVRLTQSKAIPHADHVRMMDARGETAAWVSVLAMPAFPEQLITPGEQEWLRCLSEISYVHPTTGDDQLVCPEASVRFNVWRKGAAIKSVDKQRQSAKEQRRSAAEGSAGETFAETEETEAVMEELRRQMSRDGMTLLEDHPRIIVSSTESLDDLRARCDAVVAHYAGLSIDVVVASEEQRELWLEAQIGDMLRVLDLGHIRTTDALAASMFWGGSEAGDDDGPIAGLLTGTTPGVCRIDITAGSARGDATTTAFVGRSGRGKTTSMMLATLIAGLKGAFSLMLGFKGDEAGLVKAGEYLGLPSHHVTCGVETPAVADVFRLLPKGDAALQVVSQLMIILPSRMQDAGVETHLLRAANAVAQHDDAATYQVIELLQASSDPLAVEAGDALAELSQTQLGAPLLGRPRPGASPLRPEPGLWLVQVPGLTMPQAGTKPSEMTMTERASLALMRGLIAYALNTSARPDLRNLPKVVAIPEVHVLTGTDDGRRFVDYIARTGRALDTSLAIDTQDPKSLLGMDGVLEAITTVLAFEQSTRSQQDAMAELLRLPISASTRALIHGVGKDTHGEIRHGHCIIRDRRDRVATMQWDAPSYELLRALSTNPKDQAADHEDAVADAMPVGFEKEPDSAASVHNPAAEESEAA encoded by the coding sequence ATGAGCACCACCACGAAGGCGGCGAAGAAGTCCGCGAGCAAGTTCGGCCGGCTCCTCGGCCTCGGCGCCGAACGCCTCATGAAGGAACCGCAGTTGGTGGCCGTCGCCGACGGCCTGGTCGTCACCGACACCGGCGCCGAGGCCTGGTTCACCCTCAGCTCCGCCAATACCGACCTGATGCCGGAAGACCGCCAGGACTCCGAACAGGACGCGGCCGCGCTCGCCCTGGCCAAGGTCCTGCCCGGCTACGACTGCCACCTGCGCATCATCTGGGCCCGCCTGGACGGCGAGATCTACCGCGAGGAAGCACGGCAGATCTTCAGCGCCGGCGACGTCGAGCGGGTCGCCGCCATGTGGGCGCAGCGCCTGGACGGCCTCGACCTGCCGCAGCGCCACATCCTGCTCGGCATACGCATCGCCGAGCGGGACTCCGCCGCGAACGCCACCGTGAAGAACGGCGTGGCCGGCGCGCTCGGCGTCGGCAAGACCGGCCTGGACGACACCGAACTCGCCCACCTCGACGGCCTCGCCCGCCGGATGGAGCGCCGGCTGGAAGCCACCCCGTGGCGCGCGCGGATCGCGCCGGCCGAACTCCTGGCCTGGGCGATCTCGAGGGAGAGCTTCCGGCCGCAGCCCGCCCCGCCCCGGCTGCCCACCATCTCCGGCGCCGCCCTGGTGCGCCTGACCCAGTCCAAGGCCATCCCGCACGCCGATCACGTACGCATGATGGACGCCCGCGGCGAGACCGCGGCCTGGGTCAGCGTGCTGGCGATGCCGGCCTTCCCCGAGCAGCTGATCACGCCGGGCGAGCAGGAGTGGCTGCGCTGCCTGTCCGAGATCAGCTACGTCCACCCGACGACCGGCGACGACCAACTGGTGTGCCCCGAGGCGTCGGTCCGGTTCAACGTGTGGCGCAAGGGCGCGGCGATCAAGTCCGTCGACAAGCAGCGCCAGTCGGCCAAGGAACAGCGCCGCTCGGCCGCCGAAGGCTCCGCCGGTGAAACGTTCGCCGAGACCGAGGAGACCGAAGCGGTGATGGAGGAGCTGCGCCGGCAGATGTCCCGCGACGGCATGACGCTCCTCGAGGACCACCCGCGGATCATCGTGTCCTCCACCGAGTCCCTCGACGACCTGCGCGCGCGCTGCGACGCGGTCGTCGCGCACTACGCCGGGCTGTCCATCGACGTGGTCGTCGCCTCCGAGGAGCAACGGGAGTTGTGGCTGGAGGCGCAGATCGGCGACATGCTCCGGGTCCTGGACCTCGGGCATATCCGCACCACCGACGCTCTCGCGGCCTCCATGTTCTGGGGCGGCTCGGAGGCCGGTGACGACGACGGGCCGATCGCCGGCCTGCTGACCGGAACCACCCCTGGGGTGTGCCGGATCGACATCACCGCCGGAAGTGCCCGCGGGGACGCGACAACCACGGCTTTCGTCGGCCGCTCCGGGCGCGGCAAGACGACGTCGATGATGCTCGCCACCCTGATCGCCGGGCTGAAGGGCGCCTTCAGTCTGATGCTGGGCTTCAAAGGCGACGAGGCCGGCCTCGTGAAGGCCGGCGAGTACCTCGGCCTGCCCTCCCACCACGTCACCTGCGGCGTGGAAACCCCGGCCGTGGCCGACGTTTTCCGCCTCCTGCCCAAGGGCGACGCCGCCCTGCAGGTCGTCTCCCAACTCATGATCATTCTGCCGTCGCGGATGCAGGACGCCGGCGTGGAAACCCACCTGCTGCGCGCCGCGAACGCCGTGGCCCAGCACGACGACGCGGCGACCTACCAGGTGATCGAACTGCTGCAGGCCAGCAGCGACCCGCTCGCCGTCGAGGCCGGCGACGCACTCGCCGAGCTGTCGCAGACCCAGCTCGGCGCACCGCTGCTGGGCCGGCCCCGCCCCGGCGCCTCCCCGCTGCGCCCCGAGCCGGGCCTGTGGCTGGTACAGGTGCCCGGCCTGACGATGCCGCAGGCCGGCACGAAGCCGTCCGAGATGACGATGACCGAGCGGGCCTCGCTCGCCTTGATGCGCGGGCTGATCGCCTACGCCCTCAACACCTCGGCCCGTCCTGACCTGCGCAATCTCCCGAAGGTCGTGGCGATTCCGGAGGTGCACGTCCTGACCGGAACGGACGACGGCCGCCGCTTCGTCGACTACATCGCCCGTACCGGCCGCGCCCTGGACACCTCCCTCGCCATCGACACCCAGGACCCCAAGTCACTGCTCGGCATGGACGGCGTCCTGGAAGCGATCACCACCGTGCTGGCCTTCGAGCAGTCGACCCGCTCGCAGCAGGACGCCATGGCCGAACTCCTGCGCCTGCCGATCTCCGCCTCCACCCGCGCGCTCATCCACGGCGTCGGAAAGGACACGCACGGCGAGATCCGGCACGGCCACTGCATCATCCGTGACCGCCGCGACCGGGTCGCCACCATGCAGTGGGACGCCCCCAGTTACGAACTGCTGCGCGCGCTGTCCACCAACCCCAAGGACCAGGCCGCCGACCACGAGGACGCCGTCGCCGACGCCATGCCCGTCGGCTTCGAGAAGGAGCCGGATTCCGCGGCCTCTGTCCACAACCCCGCAGCGGAAGAGTCGGAAGCCGCATGA
- a CDS encoding winged helix-turn-helix domain-containing protein — MRILAMPSFARPLPPYMQAAQVLRDEIVSGYLKPGARVPSHRALQQRFGIASTTSRNTVEVLRAEGLLRTVPGRGTFVVDILPPDCEPQARADPPELVDLVRELSAQISTLNQRVSTLETRLHRVGSALTKQ; from the coding sequence ATGAGGATCCTCGCCATGCCGTCGTTCGCCCGTCCCCTGCCGCCATACATGCAGGCCGCCCAGGTCCTGCGGGACGAGATCGTCTCCGGCTATCTCAAGCCCGGCGCGAGAGTGCCGAGCCACCGTGCGCTCCAGCAACGCTTCGGCATCGCCAGCACGACTTCCCGCAACACGGTCGAGGTGCTGCGGGCTGAAGGCCTCCTGAGGACCGTTCCGGGCCGGGGCACCTTCGTCGTCGACATCCTGCCTCCCGACTGTGAGCCGCAGGCGCGCGCCGATCCTCCGGAGCTGGTCGACCTCGTACGCGAACTCAGCGCTCAGATCAGCACCCTCAACCAGCGCGTCAGCACCCTCGAAACCCGTCTGCACCGCGTGGGCTCCGCGCTCACCAAGCAATGA
- a CDS encoding HNH endonuclease family protein — protein sequence MNHPSTTARRALAGLALVATLTSCSALEAAVGSNDAKAPAPGAAPAGSAREALAGLQVKNPAAMTGYDRTVKFGRAWSDSTGAPGAGNHCDTRNDVLRRDLTSIVFKGTSTCVVASGVLDDPYTGKRVKFVRGPHSSKVQIDHSVALAASWRTGAARLSQAQREALGNDLLNLIAVDGPANSSKSDDDAADWLPPNKAFHCRYVARQIAVKAKYRLWVTPPEKTAMTRVLATCPDQALPAENGKGVALPSTK from the coding sequence TTGAACCACCCCTCCACGACTGCCCGTCGTGCCCTCGCCGGCCTGGCGCTCGTCGCCACGCTCACCAGCTGCTCCGCACTGGAAGCGGCGGTCGGCAGCAACGACGCGAAGGCGCCGGCTCCCGGAGCGGCGCCCGCCGGCAGTGCCCGAGAAGCCCTGGCCGGTCTGCAGGTCAAGAACCCCGCTGCGATGACCGGCTACGACCGCACCGTAAAGTTCGGGCGGGCCTGGTCGGATTCCACCGGCGCCCCGGGGGCGGGGAATCACTGCGATACGCGCAATGACGTACTGCGCCGTGACCTGACCAGCATCGTGTTCAAGGGGACGTCGACGTGCGTGGTGGCCTCGGGGGTCCTCGATGATCCCTACACCGGAAAGCGGGTGAAGTTCGTACGGGGCCCACACAGCAGCAAGGTCCAGATCGACCACAGCGTCGCCCTGGCGGCGAGCTGGCGCACCGGCGCCGCCCGGCTGAGCCAGGCGCAACGAGAAGCCCTGGGCAACGACTTGCTCAATCTGATCGCGGTCGACGGTCCGGCGAACTCCTCGAAGTCCGACGATGACGCCGCCGACTGGCTGCCGCCCAACAAGGCCTTCCACTGCCGGTACGTCGCCCGCCAGATCGCGGTTAAGGCGAAATACCGGCTGTGGGTCACCCCACCCGAGAAGACCGCGATGACCCGCGTCCTGGCCACCTGTCCGGACCAGGCCCTGCCCGCGGAGAACGGCAAGGGCGTCGCCCTGCCGAGCACGAAGTAG